The sequence ACAAATCTAACTATAAGCATAAAAATAATAGGCGTTTAGACATTTAAATTGCGTCAAAAATTGAAAACATCGGAATGACGATAGCTAATACGATCGCCCCGACAACCACAGCGAGAATGACAATAAGTATCGGTTCAATTAGTGCTTTTAGCTTAGCAGACGCATCATCTAATTCTTTTTCATAGAAATCAGCAATCTTGTATAACATTTTATCCAAGGATCCTGTTCGCTCCCCTACTGCGATCATTTGGATCACCATCGGCGGAATTATCGCATGGCTTTGCATTGCTGCAGCCATCGATTGCCCTCTTTCAAGTGCGTGATGACTGTTATGAAGAACTTGTGCTAGCAAGCGGTTATCAACAATTTTTTCTGTGATTTTTACCGATTGCAGAATAGGTACCGAGCTATTTAATAATGTACTTAAAGTTTGAGACATCCGGGTTATTTGTGATTTTTTCAGAAAGCTTCCGATAACAGGAAGTCTCAGTTTGATGCCATCGATTCGAAATGCAAAAGAATCAGACCGCATCATTACCTTCCACAATACGATGAGCAATAGCAGGAGCAGCAGCAATACCCACCAAATTTGTTGAATGACTTCACTTATTTGTAACACGATCACCGTATAAATCGGCAGACTTTCACCGAAGGAAGAAAACAAATTGGTGAAAATCGGCACGATGTATACTAACAGAAATAATGTGATGACTACGGCAAAAATACTGACAAACAGAGGATAAGCTAGTGCTGTTTTTATTTTTTGCCTTAGTGCATATTGCTTCTCATAATAACTGGCCATGTTCTCCAGGATTTCATCTAAGTTACCACTGACTTCCCCCGCATAAACCATTCTGGTCAGTAATTCCGGAAAAAATGTAGAGTGTTGACTCATTGCTTCTGATAAGCCAGTTCCTTCCTGTAAATCTTCTCTAATGGCTTTTAATACTAGCGCAAAAGCTTTATTCGAAGTCTGTTCTGCCAAAATTTCAATCGAATCTATAATCGGTATCCCTGATTCAATCAACGTCGCCAACTGGCGCAGGAAAATGACAAATTCCTTTAGTTTGACCGGCTTGCCAATTGTGATATCTTTATACAGTACCGAATCCAAAGGTTTAACCTCAAACACAGTTACACCTTCTGCCTTCATCGAGCGGATCACGTCTTTCTCTGATTCTGCTTTTACTTTTCCTTTTTTTACTTTTCCTTGCAATGTTCTACCGCGGTACAGATAGTAAATCAACAGATAGCACCTCCCATCTTAGTAAAAATTCTCATTCGTCAAATGGGATTTCGATCCTTCCCTTTCGATCACCCCTTGTGCCATCAGCCGCGTGATATCCTGTTCAAATGTGTGCATCCCAACTTCCCGAGAGGTTTGCACAATATTAGGAATCTGATGAATTTTATCGTTGCGGATCACATTTTGAACCGCTGGATTATTTATCAGTATTTCGGTTGCTGCAATGCGTTCCGTTTTATCTGTTGTTGGAAATAATTTTTGTGAAATGACAGCATGCAGCACACTTGCTAATTGAATTCTGATCTGTTCCTTCTGAGTAGCTGGAAAAACATCAATGATCCGGTGTACGGTTGACATCACATCCGACGTATGCAAGGTTCCGAGAACCAAATGACCGGTTTCCGCTGCAGTAATGGCGATCGAAATGGTTTCAAGGT is a genomic window of Gracilibacillus salinarum containing:
- a CDS encoding type II secretion system F family protein; its protein translation is MIYYLYRGRTLQGKVKKGKVKAESEKDVIRSMKAEGVTVFEVKPLDSVLYKDITIGKPVKLKEFVIFLRQLATLIESGIPIIDSIEILAEQTSNKAFALVLKAIREDLQEGTGLSEAMSQHSTFFPELLTRMVYAGEVSGNLDEILENMASYYEKQYALRQKIKTALAYPLFVSIFAVVITLFLLVYIVPIFTNLFSSFGESLPIYTVIVLQISEVIQQIWWVLLLLLLLLIVLWKVMMRSDSFAFRIDGIKLRLPVIGSFLKKSQITRMSQTLSTLLNSSVPILQSVKITEKIVDNRLLAQVLHNSHHALERGQSMAAAMQSHAIIPPMVIQMIAVGERTGSLDKMLYKIADFYEKELDDASAKLKALIEPILIVILAVVVGAIVLAIVIPMFSIFDAI